The proteins below come from a single Corylus avellana chromosome ca3, CavTom2PMs-1.0 genomic window:
- the LOC132176701 gene encoding uncharacterized protein LOC132176701 isoform X2 yields MSANSDASSGRPLCRCGAVAFVRYSWTNDNCSRKWYGCEKYKQVGDCGFFLWADNEMTTYEKRIMRRLKDIEEQTRAEISRLEKLLAAEQAQYRTHLENMFQSRDEMWKSLVANNQSRAVKFQFKQMTYQAVLALLVLLVFLYVGGYNASSGSKLMLK; encoded by the exons ATGTCTGCAAATAGTGATGCATCGAGTGGCCGTCCATTATGTCGCTGTGGAGCTGTAGCGTTCGTAAGGTATTCCTGGACAAATGATAACTGCAGCAGAAAGTGGTATGGGTGCGAAAAGTATAAG CAAGTTGGTGATTGTGGCTTCTTTCTTTGGGCTGACAACGAGATGACAACTTACGAAAAAAGAATCATGCGACGCTTGAAGGATATAGAAGAGCAAACCCGGGCAGAAATTAGTAGACTTGAAAAATTGTTGGCTGCCGAACAAGCACAGTATAGAACACACCTAGAAAACATGTTTCAGTCTAGGGATGAGATGTGGAAATCTCTGGTAGCGAATAACCAGTCTAGAGCAGTCAAGTTCCAATTTAAACAAATGACGTATCAAGCAGTCTTAGCTTTGCTTGTCTTGCTAGTGTTCCTTTATGTTGGCGGTTACAATGCATCTAGTGGTAGCAAGTTGATGTTAAAATGA
- the LOC132176701 gene encoding uncharacterized protein LOC132176701 isoform X1 → MSVQLKLTSQDLRFLRSNSDSRPFRHLGLSMSANSDASSGRPLCRCGAVAFVRYSWTNDNCSRKWYGCEKYKQVGDCGFFLWADNEMTTYEKRIMRRLKDIEEQTRAEISRLEKLLAAEQAQYRTHLENMFQSRDEMWKSLVANNQSRAVKFQFKQMTYQAVLALLVLLVFLYVGGYNASSGSKLMLK, encoded by the exons ATGAGTGTGCAGCTGAAGCTAACTTCCCAAGACCTGCGATTTCTGCGAAGCAACTCCGATTCTCGTCCATTCCGGCATCTGG GGTTGAGTATGTCTGCAAATAGTGATGCATCGAGTGGCCGTCCATTATGTCGCTGTGGAGCTGTAGCGTTCGTAAGGTATTCCTGGACAAATGATAACTGCAGCAGAAAGTGGTATGGGTGCGAAAAGTATAAG CAAGTTGGTGATTGTGGCTTCTTTCTTTGGGCTGACAACGAGATGACAACTTACGAAAAAAGAATCATGCGACGCTTGAAGGATATAGAAGAGCAAACCCGGGCAGAAATTAGTAGACTTGAAAAATTGTTGGCTGCCGAACAAGCACAGTATAGAACACACCTAGAAAACATGTTTCAGTCTAGGGATGAGATGTGGAAATCTCTGGTAGCGAATAACCAGTCTAGAGCAGTCAAGTTCCAATTTAAACAAATGACGTATCAAGCAGTCTTAGCTTTGCTTGTCTTGCTAGTGTTCCTTTATGTTGGCGGTTACAATGCATCTAGTGGTAGCAAGTTGATGTTAAAATGA
- the LOC132174264 gene encoding uncharacterized protein LOC132174264: protein MYAAGSSNGNIGNGRHWTDSIDELPDSDASDTDDEDERNFEGIRFELENLLVRMAMIVEECYHHFMHPSVRVCIPQRTSKLTGAMWVHWVLTNPNPTTCYEQFRMLPKTFLKLCNTLKHNGFLRSSRYVKITEQVAAFCLVMAQCHTQRTVADRLQRSLHTVSVYVYRTAEALCRLGKNIIRPAAMELPHPYVARNGRYYPWFAKCIGVIDGTHVKACVQGENIVPYRSRKSTITQNVMCVVDFDLCFTYVYAGWEGSTHDSRIFQECIEDPTALFPMPVEDYFYLVDSAYGCYKGFLPPHRNERYHLEDFRRGQRRPKNAIELFNYRHSSLRSAVERTFGVWKARFPIFDNMHPYPIENQRLFVVACCAVHNFIRKDCGADDPLFCDALTTHYGQHWIDVSQLPTMTPVPYVAHGAPPDRTRESKEMMIIVREAMTSHMWETANEE, encoded by the exons ATGTACGCAGCCGGCTCGTCTAATGGTAACATTGGTAATGGACGTCATTGGACGGACAGTATCGATGAATTGCCCGACTCAGATGCATCCGACACAGACGACGAGGATGAGCGTAATTTTGAGGGAATACGATTCGAGCTAGAGAATTTGCTGGTGCGCATGGCAATGATCGTGGAAGAATGTTACCATCATTTTATGCACCCGAGCGTAAGGGTTTGCATTCCACAGCGGACTTCCAAGCTGACTGGCGCAATGTGGGTACACTGGGTGCTTACCAATCCGAACCCAACTACATGCTATGAGCAATTTCGTATGTTGCCCAAAACTTTCTTAAAATTGTGCAACACATTGAAACACAATGGTTTTTTACGAAGCAGCCGATATGTAAAGATCACAGAACAAGTTGCGGCATTTTGCCTAGTGATGGCACAGTGCCACACGCAGCGGACGGTAGCGGATAGGCTACAGCGCTCATTGCACACGGTAAGCGTTTACGTTTATCGGACAGCTGAAGCGCTGTGCAGGCTTGGGAAAAATATTATACGTCCAGCTGCGATGGAGTTGCCTCACCCATACGTTGCACGCAATGGCCGCTACTATCCATGGTTCGCG AAATGCATTGGAGTGATTGACGGAACCCATGTTAAAGCGTGCGTTCAAGGTGAGAACATAGTGCCCTACAGAAGCAGGAAGTCCACAATAACACAGAATGTCATGTGCGTCGTTGACTTCGACCTTTGCTTCACATACGTTTATGCTGGATGGGAGGGCAGCACTCATGACTCGCGGATTTTCCAGGAGTGCATCGAGGATCCCACCGCTCTTTTCCCCATGCCGGTCGAAG ATTACTTTTACTTGGTTGACTCGGCCTATGGATGCTACAAGGGATTTTTACCCCCGCATCGCAATGAGCGATACCATTTGGAAGATTTCCGCCGCGGTCAACGTCGTCCGAAGAATGCAATAGAATTGTTTAATTATAGGCATTCCTCATTACGATCAGCTGTGGAAAGAACGTTTGGAGTTTGGAAAGCCCGATTCCCTATCTTCGACAATATGCATCCATACCCGATTGAGAACCAACGACTATTTGTGGTCGCATGTTGCGCCGTACACAACTTCATTCGCAAAGACTGCGGTGCTGATGATCCACTATTTTGTGATGCCCTAACGACGCATTATGGGCAACATTGGATCGACGTCTCGCAATTGCCTACCATGACACCTGTTCCATACGTCGCGCATGGAGCACCACCAGACCGAACCCGCGAAAGCAAggaaatgatgattatagtccGAGAGGCAATGACCTCTCACATGTGGGAAACCGCGAATGAAGAGTAA